From the genome of Blautia pseudococcoides, one region includes:
- a CDS encoding radical SAM protein: MAFKDLFNIEHECHEVEIEVCNFCNAKCFHCPTTRRINSVSRMTIDRFENIIEKYTTYYDDKAKPRIIFAGGGEPLLNDELENYIQICRKNRFSTSIITNGQLLSLQRAKRLVESGLSTINVSVHAIKPDEYKKIMKLDFDVTFKNLCDIKNWLKQNSNQNVLLQVLCNESNEVSSTENEMKEFWGNLGIAFAGKKPIWNRAGNLESFDELICNKKHHISVNFNLPVWCLTLKYMDTIDTEGNFLKCSCEYFGDSEPIGNIIEDDLDSLYDRIKKILIAKEKPLECTKCIKSKSDIFFKEYAEFNKI; this comes from the coding sequence ATGGCATTTAAAGATTTATTCAATATAGAACATGAGTGTCACGAAGTAGAAATAGAAGTTTGTAATTTTTGTAATGCAAAATGTTTTCATTGTCCAACTACTAGAAGAATTAATAGCGTTTCTAGAATGACAATAGATCGTTTTGAAAATATTATTGAAAAATATACCACATATTATGATGACAAAGCTAAACCCAGAATAATTTTTGCTGGTGGAGGAGAGCCGTTATTAAATGATGAGTTAGAAAATTATATACAGATTTGTCGAAAAAATAGGTTTTCTACTTCAATAATTACAAATGGACAATTATTATCTTTACAGAGGGCAAAAAGGTTAGTGGAATCTGGATTGAGTACAATCAATGTAAGTGTTCATGCAATAAAGCCAGATGAGTATAAAAAAATAATGAAACTTGATTTTGATGTAACTTTTAAAAATCTGTGCGATATAAAGAATTGGTTAAAACAGAATAGTAATCAAAATGTTTTATTACAAGTTTTATGCAATGAGTCAAATGAAGTTAGTTCAACTGAAAATGAAATGAAAGAGTTTTGGGGCAATCTGGGAATTGCATTCGCTGGAAAAAAACCAATATGGAATAGGGCGGGGAATTTAGAGAGCTTTGATGAATTAATTTGTAATAAAAAACATCACATTTCTGTTAATTTCAATTTGCCAGTTTGGTGTCTTACACTGAAGTATATGGATACAATAGATACTGAGGGAAATTTTCTGAAGTGCTCATGTGAATATTTCGGAGATTCAGAACCAATAGGTAATATTATTGAGGATGATCTAGATAGTTTATATGATAGAATAAAAAAAATTCTAATTGCTAAAGAAAAGCCCTTAGAATGTACTAAGTGTATTAAATCAAAATCGGATATTTTTTTTAAAGAATATGCTGAATTTAATAAAATCTAA
- a CDS encoding acyl carrier protein produces MTKSKEEVFNKIYEMLKEEYSQECTDIQLSGDTNLITDLMMNSVDALEFMLRLEQEFDIEIPDEELNVESLQSINYLVNIITKL; encoded by the coding sequence ATGACTAAATCAAAAGAGGAAGTATTTAATAAAATATATGAAATGTTAAAAGAGGAATATTCCCAGGAGTGTACGGACATTCAACTTAGTGGAGATACAAATCTAATTACAGATTTAATGATGAATTCTGTAGATGCTTTAGAGTTTATGTTACGGTTAGAGCAAGAGTTTGATATCGAGATACCAGATGAAGAACTCAATGTGGAATCTCTCCAAAGTATTAATTATTTAGTAAATATTATTACAAAATTATAG
- a CDS encoding B12-binding domain-containing radical SAM protein encodes MDVILVAAMEINISDRNIYRETRVKEDIKNLSLNPMFSAYINRYRENLGIACLAAFLRENNYSVQIINSNIESRSNREIIDQIMLAQPLLVGFSIIYELQLFNTLSIIYELRNRGYEGHISIGGPCASCMYDYLLKTNLRIDSVIRGEGEYTILNLVKSIEEKKNWKSIEGLAYIDHNNIIYNRKKKCIEDLSSLPFAARDSLYFLKNKGFNTRTASIYSSRGCKGNCIYCTAPQSSCLENVKWRCRSGESLFYEVEYLVKEFGVEYLYFCDVNFIGYGDDAKVRLETFSKKIIENNIKISFHAEIRADSIEHDMLMLLKKAGLKDVLLGIESGSQRLLNLWKKGISVQKNKDAINEVKKMGFLLEPAMIMVSPKTNRKDLIETIDFIIETKIFEDNIPMNMFNKMVLFRGSKAEENLKLEGFIPEVNESIISQRIQNQCEIKALCKELISKEYSIEDKCVDAVWEGVILQINKLTWLIEDFFPEYVSERYLKYDKDDKNNKEEFFSLVHSIKGWRRNLDSLIYELLLCMKKNLLSNNSDMSNIKSQFENIVFLYEKKYFEQTPELCDGINRLIDIG; translated from the coding sequence GTGGATGTAATTTTAGTTGCAGCTATGGAAATTAATATAAGTGACAGAAATATATATCGGGAAACAAGAGTTAAAGAAGATATTAAAAACTTAAGTTTAAATCCAATGTTTAGTGCGTATATTAATCGATATCGGGAGAATTTAGGTATAGCATGTTTAGCAGCATTTTTACGAGAGAATAATTATTCTGTACAAATTATTAATAGTAATATTGAAAGTAGGTCCAATAGGGAAATTATTGATCAAATAATGCTTGCTCAACCTTTATTGGTGGGATTTAGTATAATTTATGAGCTACAGTTATTCAATACACTGAGTATAATTTACGAATTAAGAAATAGAGGGTATGAGGGTCATATTTCGATAGGAGGACCGTGTGCTTCTTGTATGTATGATTATTTACTTAAAACGAATTTAAGAATAGATTCTGTGATAAGGGGGGAAGGAGAATATACAATACTCAATCTGGTAAAAAGTATAGAGGAAAAAAAGAATTGGAAAAGCATAGAAGGGCTAGCATATATTGATCACAATAATATTATTTATAACAGGAAGAAAAAATGTATTGAAGATTTATCTAGTTTACCTTTTGCGGCAAGAGATAGTCTCTATTTTCTGAAAAACAAAGGATTTAATACACGAACAGCTTCTATTTATTCAAGTAGAGGTTGCAAAGGAAACTGCATATATTGTACTGCACCTCAGTCAAGTTGCCTTGAAAATGTAAAATGGCGTTGTAGGAGCGGAGAATCCTTGTTTTATGAAGTTGAATATTTAGTAAAAGAATTTGGGGTAGAGTATTTATACTTTTGCGATGTTAATTTTATAGGCTATGGTGACGATGCAAAGGTACGCCTCGAAACGTTTTCAAAAAAGATTATCGAAAACAATATAAAAATAAGCTTTCATGCAGAGATAAGAGCAGATTCTATTGAACATGATATGCTAATGCTTTTGAAAAAAGCCGGGTTAAAAGATGTTTTGTTAGGAATAGAAAGTGGATCGCAAAGATTACTGAATTTGTGGAAAAAAGGCATTTCAGTACAAAAAAATAAGGATGCAATAAATGAAGTGAAGAAAATGGGATTTTTGTTAGAGCCAGCGATGATAATGGTAAGTCCTAAAACTAATAGAAAAGATTTAATAGAGACAATTGATTTTATTATAGAAACGAAAATATTTGAGGATAATATCCCAATGAATATGTTTAATAAAATGGTTCTGTTTAGAGGAAGTAAGGCTGAAGAGAATTTGAAATTGGAAGGATTCATTCCAGAAGTTAATGAGAGTATTATTTCTCAAAGAATACAAAATCAATGTGAAATTAAAGCACTATGTAAAGAGTTAATATCAAAGGAATATAGTATAGAGGATAAATGTGTTGATGCGGTCTGGGAGGGGGTAATCCTTCAGATAAATAAGCTGACTTGGTTAATCGAGGATTTTTTCCCGGAATATGTAAGTGAAAGATATCTTAAATATGATAAAGATGATAAGAACAATAAAGAGGAATTTTTTAGCTTGGTACACAGTATAAAGGGATGGAGACGGAATTTGGATAGTCTAATATATGAATTACTTTTATGCATGAAAAAAAATCTTTTATCAAATAATTCTGATATGAGCAATATCAAGAGCCAATTTGAAAATATCGTGTTTTTATATGAAAAGAAATATTTTGAGCAAACACCTGAATTGTGTGATGGTATTAATAGGCTCATTGACATTGGTTAA
- a CDS encoding radical SAM/SPASM domain-containing protein — protein MVLIGSLTLVNINNGEDSKLLIESSNKLITYSGKNCFLSNLTSMAKYYDRKLFEENIYANIGHNYHFGEWVDRHEKKYPTLMCFDPDVSYTELINELRKRTISLKRNIFKDVGKAICYIENRIEHNVPIMINVDAFYLNYWPKNIRSHHAHYLIIYGIERESKVWVIDNCIPGNNIKNYKGELDYKLFVSSMNFENVKINHESIILWEIEPEYALDETCKKVDDIVRYDMHSYQGNQKHRAIVGSILYNYFSGTKSLDVLQGMLLDFANLKRKDNDVLLEIYRNIVSFGGPIIMIELLKKYANNFLDTWPLYRDTIRNYNQLLALWKSVGIGIMRYTIAYEGKHLLKAIEYLNDIIVIETENDKLFQNYIPNKIKLPNKAYLYPTILCNLNCKMCYSGSHHDVSIRNRELSLREYKSLIGKLYENGVMKYDISGGEPLMHDQLDEIVSEIKKYKGTEIFLVTNGTMILKKSSLFLEVLRKVNRIYISLDSTNEELHNKIRGSRVAFERAMEGVKFIQSVGYKNLGLNFVAMKENNFEIKKLLDFAYIQGFKFINILRLLDIQKDEKLLYDNLELNSFLSIYEDVNEWITASQNDRFFEITIVMPGYIAPLILGKRKKATKSNVSLNIEFDPFLGCMAYSNSIVISSTGDVTGCTAMMASDRFCVGNIRSNSFPEILLRWDKMRNVIEKREKNLRRKGSCSDCNEWRFCHGGCPAVALKYKDDYNEEDPTCNLIKGDQL, from the coding sequence ATGGTATTAATAGGCTCATTGACATTGGTTAATATCAATAACGGAGAGGATAGTAAATTGCTAATTGAGTCATCAAATAAATTAATTACATATAGTGGGAAAAATTGCTTCTTAAGCAATTTGACCAGTATGGCTAAGTACTATGACAGAAAATTGTTTGAAGAGAATATTTATGCCAATATAGGCCATAATTATCATTTCGGGGAATGGGTTGATCGCCATGAAAAAAAATATCCTACCTTGATGTGCTTTGATCCCGATGTAAGTTATACAGAATTAATAAATGAACTTAGAAAACGTACAATTTCTTTGAAACGTAATATATTCAAGGACGTAGGGAAAGCTATTTGCTATATTGAAAATAGAATTGAACATAATGTTCCAATTATGATTAACGTTGATGCTTTTTATTTAAACTATTGGCCTAAGAATATTCGGAGTCACCATGCACATTATCTTATAATTTATGGGATCGAAAGAGAGAGTAAGGTATGGGTAATTGATAATTGTATACCGGGTAATAATATAAAAAATTATAAAGGAGAGCTTGACTATAAATTATTTGTCTCTTCAATGAATTTTGAAAATGTGAAAATAAACCACGAAAGTATTATTTTGTGGGAAATAGAACCCGAATATGCCTTGGATGAAACATGTAAAAAAGTAGATGATATTGTGCGCTATGATATGCATTCCTACCAAGGAAACCAGAAACATAGAGCGATAGTAGGAAGTATCCTTTATAACTATTTTTCCGGGACTAAATCATTAGATGTGTTACAGGGGATGCTGCTAGATTTTGCTAATTTAAAAAGGAAGGACAATGACGTATTACTAGAAATATATAGAAATATAGTATCCTTTGGTGGCCCTATTATTATGATCGAGTTACTAAAAAAATATGCTAATAATTTTTTGGATACTTGGCCTTTATATAGAGATACTATTAGAAATTATAATCAATTACTAGCTTTATGGAAAAGTGTGGGAATAGGTATAATGCGTTATACAATAGCATATGAAGGAAAGCATTTGTTAAAAGCAATAGAATATCTTAATGATATAATTGTAATTGAAACAGAAAACGATAAATTATTTCAAAACTATATACCAAACAAGATTAAACTTCCAAATAAAGCATATCTATACCCTACAATATTATGTAATTTAAACTGTAAAATGTGTTATTCCGGATCTCATCATGATGTATCTATACGAAACAGAGAATTGTCTTTAAGAGAATATAAGAGTCTTATTGGTAAACTATATGAAAATGGTGTAATGAAGTATGATATTAGTGGCGGAGAGCCTTTAATGCATGATCAGTTAGATGAAATCGTTTCTGAAATAAAGAAGTATAAAGGAACCGAAATATTTTTAGTTACTAATGGAACAATGATTTTAAAGAAATCGTCACTGTTTTTAGAAGTTCTCAGAAAAGTGAATCGGATATATATTTCTTTAGATTCTACCAATGAAGAATTGCATAATAAAATTAGGGGGAGTCGTGTAGCATTTGAGAGGGCTATGGAAGGTGTTAAATTTATACAGTCAGTGGGTTATAAAAACCTTGGACTAAATTTCGTGGCTATGAAAGAGAATAATTTTGAAATAAAGAAACTATTAGACTTTGCGTATATTCAAGGTTTTAAATTTATAAATATTTTAAGACTACTAGACATACAAAAAGATGAAAAACTACTATATGATAATTTGGAATTAAATTCTTTCCTTTCAATTTATGAAGATGTAAATGAATGGATTACAGCTTCCCAGAATGACAGATTTTTTGAGATTACTATTGTTATGCCTGGTTATATTGCTCCTTTAATATTGGGAAAAAGAAAGAAAGCTACAAAAAGTAATGTTAGCTTAAACATCGAATTTGATCCATTCTTAGGTTGTATGGCATATAGTAATTCGATTGTAATATCATCAACAGGAGATGTGACAGGTTGTACGGCAATGATGGCGAGCGATAGGTTTTGTGTTGGTAATATTAGATCCAATTCATTTCCGGAAATATTACTTAGATGGGATAAAATGCGAAATGTTATAGAAAAGAGAGAAAAGAATCTAAGAAGAAAGGGATCATGTTCTGATTGCAATGAATGGCGTTTTTGCCATGGGGGATGCCCAGCCGTAGCATTGAAGTATAAGGATGATTATAATGAAGAGGATCCAACATGCAATTTGATCAAAGGAGACCAGCTATGA
- a CDS encoding IS110 family RNA-guided transposase, whose translation MIYVGIDIAKLNHFASAISSDGEIMLQPFKFTNDYDGFHLLLHKLHSLDPDSLIIGLGSTAHYGNNLLEFLVKHNYKVCVINPIQTSAMRKNNIRKTKTDKVDTYIIAKTLMMDPHRFFSQHDLSIMHLKELGRFRMKLIKKRTQGKIQLMSYVDQAFPELQYFFKSGIHQKSVYAVLKEAPTTKDIASMHLTHLSHLLEVSSHGHFKKNTATELRILAQKSVGCNDSSISTQITQTIELIELLDSQVHDVESEMELIVNSLDSVIMTIPGIGFINGGMILGEIGDITRFSSPSKVLAFAGLDPTVYQSGNFNASHTKMSKRGSRPLRYALINAAHNVVKNNKTFKDYYDQKISEGKSHYNALGHCAGKLVRIIYKMLTDNVSFNLD comes from the coding sequence ATGATTTACGTAGGCATTGATATTGCCAAACTCAACCATTTCGCCTCTGCCATTTCTTCAGATGGTGAAATTATGCTTCAACCGTTCAAATTTACAAATGACTATGATGGCTTCCATCTGCTGCTTCACAAGCTCCATTCTTTGGATCCTGACAGCCTCATCATAGGTCTTGGATCAACGGCTCACTATGGCAACAACCTTCTTGAATTCCTTGTCAAACATAACTACAAGGTCTGTGTCATAAACCCTATCCAGACCTCTGCAATGCGAAAGAACAACATTCGCAAAACAAAAACGGATAAGGTAGATACTTACATAATTGCCAAAACTTTAATGATGGATCCTCACCGTTTCTTTTCGCAGCATGATCTTTCAATCATGCACTTAAAGGAATTGGGGCGTTTCCGCATGAAACTAATCAAGAAACGTACCCAGGGCAAGATCCAACTAATGTCGTATGTTGATCAGGCTTTCCCTGAACTGCAGTATTTCTTCAAATCTGGCATCCACCAGAAATCTGTGTATGCAGTTCTTAAAGAAGCACCTACGACCAAAGACATTGCTTCTATGCACCTGACCCATCTGTCACACTTGCTTGAGGTTTCCTCCCACGGTCATTTCAAGAAAAACACAGCGACTGAATTAAGGATTCTGGCACAGAAGTCTGTCGGTTGCAACGACAGTTCTATATCTACTCAGATAACTCAGACCATTGAACTAATCGAGTTACTGGATAGCCAGGTTCATGACGTTGAATCTGAAATGGAATTGATTGTCAATTCTTTGGATTCCGTCATTATGACCATTCCGGGCATTGGTTTTATCAATGGCGGAATGATACTGGGCGAGATTGGCGATATTACGCGCTTCTCCAGCCCTTCAAAAGTGCTTGCATTTGCTGGTCTTGATCCGACTGTCTATCAGTCTGGAAACTTTAATGCCAGCCATACCAAGATGTCCAAACGTGGGTCTCGTCCCCTTCGCTACGCTTTGATAAATGCAGCACATAACGTTGTCAAAAACAACAAAACCTTTAAAGATTACTATGATCAGAAAATCTCAGAGGGAAAGTCCCATTACAACGCCTTAGGACATTGTGCCGGGAAGTTAGTTCGCATCATTTATAAAATGCTCACTGACAACGTTTCATTTAATTTGGATTAA
- a CDS encoding DegT/DnrJ/EryC1/StrS family aminotransferase: MGKLAITGGDKTRINTFPDYPYISEEDKKYILNALESGRWARTAQDSNTTCKLNSGYIEKLELCFSKMQKTKYALAVSSGTAALEIALQTIGLEKGDEVIVTPYTFISSVSCILKIGGKPIFADIDEATWNISPKSIEDCISKKTRAIVLVHFAGQLVDFNAIHNIAKTYNLILISDAAHAINSKWNEKTPGQLSDICCFSLQSSKNLTCGEGGILVTNKKDYYEKAYSIHMCGRKFNGKWYEYSTLGSNYRMTEFQAAVAVAQLKSNNKYEQIRYKNAIYLIDKMKDIEGIEPTRTLWQARMRDYHLFTFSYNKEYFQGLSRKRFILALNCEGIPCDEGYGSPLYRVPILPQTGNNKCPITEMICKQAVWIHQNVLLGTYEDMDDIILGIKKIQTYCYEISN; the protein is encoded by the coding sequence ATGGGTAAACTAGCAATTACTGGAGGAGATAAAACAAGAATAAATACTTTTCCAGACTATCCTTATATAAGTGAAGAGGATAAAAAATATATTCTCAATGCGTTGGAAAGTGGAAGATGGGCTAGAACGGCCCAAGATAGTAATACCACTTGTAAATTAAATTCAGGGTATATTGAAAAATTAGAATTGTGTTTTTCTAAAATGCAGAAAACCAAATATGCATTGGCGGTATCAAGTGGTACTGCTGCATTAGAGATTGCTTTGCAAACAATTGGCTTAGAAAAGGGGGATGAAGTAATTGTAACACCATATACTTTTATTTCAAGCGTGTCATGCATTTTAAAAATTGGGGGGAAGCCAATTTTTGCAGATATTGATGAAGCTACATGGAATATCTCTCCAAAGTCAATAGAAGATTGTATTAGCAAAAAAACAAGAGCTATTGTCTTAGTACACTTTGCGGGGCAGCTTGTTGACTTTAATGCAATACATAATATCGCTAAAACATATAATTTAATTTTGATTAGCGATGCTGCACATGCTATTAATTCAAAATGGAATGAAAAAACGCCGGGTCAGTTATCGGATATCTGTTGTTTCAGCTTACAATCATCTAAGAATTTGACATGCGGTGAAGGTGGAATACTAGTTACTAACAAGAAAGACTATTATGAAAAGGCATATTCCATACATATGTGTGGACGAAAATTCAATGGGAAATGGTATGAATATAGTACCTTAGGATCAAATTATAGGATGACAGAGTTTCAAGCTGCAGTAGCAGTAGCACAATTAAAATCTAATAATAAATATGAACAAATACGTTATAAAAATGCTATTTATTTGATTGATAAAATGAAAGATATTGAGGGAATTGAACCGACACGTACACTTTGGCAAGCAAGAATGAGAGATTATCATCTTTTTACGTTTTCTTATAATAAAGAATATTTTCAAGGTTTAAGTAGAAAGAGATTTATATTAGCTCTGAATTGTGAAGGTATACCATGTGATGAAGGATATGGATCTCCGTTATATAGAGTGCCTATATTGCCTCAAACAGGAAATAATAAGTGTCCTATAACTGAAATGATCTGTAAACAAGCAGTTTGGATTCATCAAAATGTTTTGCTGGGAACATATGAAGATATGGATGATATTATATTAGGAATAAAGAAAATACAAACCTATTGTTATGAGATAAGCAACTAA
- a CDS encoding sugar phosphate isomerase/epimerase family protein, with protein MKKSITIWALKGGISGNISVINALKEVKMAGFDGLEVSLWENGDIAYNSKLSDLHQLKKSIDNIGGEISSMSTLLLNNISLISQEKSERNKAYHICQKMLDIAHELNIPSISISPGKITNIFSYKDCILRAEEQIKGLAEYAEKKQVLLCVENVWQGLLLSPIEFANFCNSIDSGWVSSCIDIGNAAFFTPPDLWINELNRIGKVHITDIRKRRNNTLIEFVNPLEGQVNWKEVMQSIRKLKYNGYLTIETFAKHGQSQFESLKVLNMSLEKIILMGKTNEKKIDNISTSR; from the coding sequence ATGAAAAAATCTATTACTATTTGGGCGCTTAAAGGTGGTATATCAGGTAATATTTCTGTAATTAATGCTTTAAAAGAAGTTAAAATGGCAGGGTTTGATGGGCTGGAGGTTTCTTTATGGGAAAATGGAGATATTGCCTATAATTCTAAGCTTTCCGATTTACATCAATTAAAAAAGAGTATAGATAATATCGGTGGAGAAATTAGTAGTATGTCTACTTTATTATTAAATAATATTAGCTTAATTTCTCAAGAGAAAAGTGAGAGAAATAAAGCATATCATATATGTCAAAAAATGTTAGACATTGCTCATGAATTAAATATTCCTTCGATATCTATTTCTCCAGGGAAAATAACTAACATATTTTCATATAAAGATTGTATCTTAAGGGCGGAAGAACAAATTAAAGGATTAGCCGAATATGCTGAAAAAAAACAAGTGTTATTGTGCGTAGAAAATGTATGGCAAGGATTGTTGCTAAGTCCGATAGAATTTGCAAATTTTTGTAATAGTATTGATTCTGGTTGGGTTAGTTCATGTATTGACATAGGAAATGCAGCTTTTTTTACTCCTCCTGATTTGTGGATTAATGAATTGAATAGAATTGGTAAAGTTCATATTACAGATATACGAAAAAGAAGAAATAATACTTTAATTGAATTTGTTAATCCATTAGAAGGACAAGTAAACTGGAAAGAGGTTATGCAGTCAATTAGGAAATTAAAATATAATGGTTATTTAACAATAGAGACTTTTGCAAAACATGGGCAATCGCAATTTGAATCTTTAAAAGTGTTAAATATGAGTTTAGAAAAAATAATTTTAATGGGTAAAACAAATGAAAAGAAAATTGATAATATCTCCACATCCAGATGA
- a CDS encoding PIG-L deacetylase family protein: MKRKLIISPHPDDAAFSLGGFILKYQGNNFVIWDVFSNQNYTITKKHTHMNDIMLEENRAISYMGCEVIYSHLPEIQMRENIPLSKILNSQLTEKEKFLITIIKNEISRICKEWKIDEIYIPMGCGKHIDHLIVKEALFQFAKENHKTIQFYIYEELPYALNSEWRDISLSVFIRDNYDLEVILINISDYIKQKEHLLKIYRSQIGTTMINRIINYAQSFSKHMSAERIWKIRLKNVV; encoded by the coding sequence ATGAAAAGAAAATTGATAATATCTCCACATCCAGATGATGCTGCATTTTCACTTGGTGGGTTCATTTTAAAATACCAAGGAAACAATTTTGTTATTTGGGACGTGTTTTCGAATCAAAATTATACAATAACCAAAAAGCATACGCATATGAATGACATTATGCTTGAAGAAAATAGAGCAATTTCATATATGGGATGTGAAGTTATTTATAGTCATCTCCCTGAAATACAAATGAGAGAAAATATACCTTTAAGCAAAATCCTAAATAGCCAGCTGACAGAGAAAGAGAAGTTCTTAATTACAATAATAAAAAATGAAATTTCAAGAATTTGTAAAGAATGGAAAATTGATGAAATATATATACCAATGGGGTGTGGAAAGCATATTGATCATTTAATTGTAAAAGAGGCTCTTTTTCAATTTGCTAAAGAAAATCATAAAACGATTCAATTTTATATTTATGAAGAACTACCGTATGCGCTTAATTCTGAATGGCGAGATATATCATTATCAGTATTTATTCGGGATAATTATGATTTAGAAGTGATTTTGATTAATATTTCTGACTATATAAAACAAAAAGAACATCTTCTCAAAATTTATAGAAGTCAAATAGGAACGACAATGATAAACAGAATTATTAATTATGCTCAAAGCTTTTCAAAACATATGAGTGCAGAAAGAATATGGAAAATAAGGTTGAAAAATGTAGTTTAA
- a CDS encoding radical SAM/SPASM domain-containing protein yields the protein MKLYMKDGKINLLFIDFVIREDICNFNCKYCLSNEFDNNSHNDKKRNEAIVYERNSELAKRLDQVMEKILKLFDAPILRISGGELFAIKNIDEFLRKQTHFKAIQVITNGSLLDRQLLDKLIKVKNCQLHISLDGNTLQQNQFRIGNKRANDKLLANLELAYSYGFEIEVGSVLTNVNTGSYLSFLEYLQRYCGKIKAYPFPIRGKIREKYFPYQHQIEQFETILKRYSEFQNVLPSPKYIEEVINVLRQKRELPCVIPKVMIQLFDNGDIVPCPNCWTNKIGNILNDAPNTIVKNMSNDKIYKLFLKDKPRLPYCHSCMTSLDIINLYFSNHMSFQDIVQLPLYANPEIQLILKEFKSHMKG from the coding sequence ATGAAATTATATATGAAAGATGGGAAGATTAATTTACTTTTTATTGATTTTGTTATAAGGGAAGATATTTGCAATTTTAATTGCAAATATTGTTTATCAAATGAATTTGATAATAATAGTCATAATGATAAGAAAAGAAATGAAGCGATTGTGTATGAGCGAAATAGTGAACTGGCAAAACGTTTAGATCAGGTTATGGAAAAAATTTTAAAATTATTTGATGCTCCCATATTAAGAATCAGTGGTGGAGAGCTTTTTGCTATTAAAAATATTGATGAATTTTTAAGAAAACAAACCCATTTTAAAGCAATTCAAGTAATTACCAATGGTTCATTGTTAGATAGGCAATTGTTGGATAAGCTTATTAAAGTAAAAAATTGCCAATTACATATATCTTTAGATGGAAATACATTACAACAAAATCAATTCCGTATTGGAAATAAAAGGGCAAATGATAAATTATTGGCTAATTTAGAATTAGCGTATTCCTATGGCTTTGAAATAGAAGTTGGGAGTGTTTTGACAAATGTAAATACAGGGTCTTATTTGTCATTTTTAGAGTATTTGCAAAGATATTGTGGAAAAATAAAGGCATATCCTTTTCCAATTAGAGGCAAAATTAGAGAGAAATATTTTCCTTATCAGCATCAAATTGAACAGTTTGAAACGATACTTAAGAGATATTCCGAATTTCAAAACGTTTTACCTTCTCCTAAATATATTGAAGAGGTAATTAATGTTTTGAGACAAAAAAGGGAACTTCCATGTGTAATTCCTAAAGTCATGATCCAGCTATTTGATAATGGAGACATAGTACCATGCCCCAATTGTTGGACTAATAAAATAGGAAATATTTTAAATGACGCACCTAATACTATCGTAAAAAACATGAGTAATGATAAAATTTATAAACTATTTTTGAAAGACAAGCCCAGATTACCATATTGTCATTCATGCATGACATCGTTAGATATAATAAACTTATATTTTTCAAATCATATGTCTTTTCAAGACATAGTTCAGTTACCTTTATATGCTAATCCAGAGATACAATTAATACTAAAAGAGTTTAAAAGTCATATGAAAGGATGA